In a genomic window of Streptomyces pristinaespiralis:
- a CDS encoding ATP-binding cassette domain-containing protein produces the protein MMSTGRPAATRRPPPDTAAAIEAHGLRKSYGKVTVLDGVGLRVERGSVFSLLGPNGAGKTTTVRILATLTTPDAGHARVAGHDVTAERGRVRRAISLTGQFAAVDEKQTGEENLRMMARLSGRSRAASRRRAAELLERFDLAAAGRRLAVTYSGGMRRRLDLAAGLVGDPEVVFLDEPTTGLDPRSRQELWQVVRDLSGRGTTVFLTTQYLEEADRLADRVAVMDAGRMVAEGTAAELKAKVGGHRLDIVFTDRAAYARHEERAVHRSPDSLTLGLPTDGTALEVRALLDAVDPERRDVSRFSLHTTTLDDVFLSLTRTGGASRQETTHV, from the coding sequence ATGATGAGCACCGGAAGGCCCGCGGCCACTCGACGGCCACCGCCCGACACCGCGGCCGCGATCGAGGCACACGGCCTGCGCAAGTCCTACGGGAAAGTGACCGTGCTCGACGGCGTCGGCCTCCGGGTCGAAAGGGGCAGCGTCTTCTCGCTGCTCGGACCGAACGGAGCGGGCAAGACCACGACCGTGCGCATCCTCGCCACCCTCACCACCCCCGACGCCGGGCATGCCCGGGTGGCGGGTCACGACGTGACGGCCGAGCGGGGCCGGGTACGCCGGGCCATCAGCCTCACCGGCCAGTTCGCGGCGGTCGACGAGAAGCAGACCGGCGAGGAGAACCTCCGCATGATGGCCCGCCTCAGCGGGCGCTCCCGCGCGGCGTCACGGCGACGCGCGGCCGAGCTGCTGGAGCGCTTCGACCTCGCGGCCGCCGGACGCCGCCTCGCCGTGACGTACTCCGGCGGCATGCGCCGCCGCCTCGACCTCGCCGCCGGGCTCGTCGGCGACCCCGAGGTCGTGTTCCTGGACGAGCCGACGACCGGCCTCGACCCACGCAGCCGCCAGGAGCTCTGGCAGGTCGTGCGCGACCTCTCCGGCCGCGGCACCACGGTCTTCCTCACCACCCAGTATCTGGAGGAGGCCGACCGGCTCGCCGACCGCGTCGCCGTCATGGACGCGGGCCGCATGGTGGCGGAAGGCACCGCCGCGGAGCTCAAGGCGAAGGTCGGCGGCCACCGCCTGGACATCGTGTTCACCGACCGGGCCGCCTACGCACGGCACGAGGAGCGGGCCGTGCACCGCTCCCCCGATTCGCTCACGCTCGGCCTGCCGACCGACGGCACCGCCCTCGAGGTGCGGGCACTGCTCGACGCCGTCGATCCGGAGCGGCGGGACGTCTCCCGCTTCTCGCTGCACACGACGACGCTCGACGACGTCTTCCTGTCCCTCACCCGCACCGGCGGCGCTTCCCGGCAGGAGACCACCCATGTCTGA
- a CDS encoding ABC transporter permease yields the protein MSETTAAGRLLTPALTMTGRCVRIGRRDVDAVITSMMLPVMLMLVFVYFFGGAINTGTQYVNYVVPGILVLCSAFGSSGTAVRVSEDMKGGIIDRFRSLDVGGTSILAGHVVASTLRNVFSTALVLSVGLVIGFRPSASAAGWIAAAGILLAFLVALSWLSAAVGLMARTPEAASAFTFFMMFLPYPSSAFVPVETMPTWLHGFAEHQPVTPLIESLRGLLHDQPVGTAPWTALAWCGAILAVAVCLSGVLFRVRTR from the coding sequence ATGTCTGAGACGACGGCCGCCGGCCGCCTGCTGACCCCCGCCCTGACCATGACCGGCCGCTGCGTCCGCATCGGCCGCCGCGACGTCGACGCCGTCATCACGTCGATGATGCTGCCGGTCATGCTGATGCTGGTCTTCGTCTACTTCTTCGGCGGAGCGATCAACACCGGTACGCAGTACGTCAACTACGTCGTCCCGGGCATCCTCGTGCTCTGCTCCGCCTTCGGCTCGTCCGGCACGGCGGTCCGTGTGAGCGAGGACATGAAGGGCGGCATCATCGACCGCTTCCGGTCCCTCGACGTCGGCGGCACGTCGATCCTGGCCGGTCATGTCGTGGCGAGCACCCTGCGCAACGTCTTCTCGACCGCGCTCGTCCTCTCCGTCGGCCTCGTCATCGGCTTCCGCCCGTCCGCCTCCGCGGCGGGCTGGATCGCCGCGGCGGGCATCCTCCTGGCGTTCCTGGTGGCGCTCTCCTGGCTGTCGGCGGCGGTCGGCCTCATGGCCAGAACACCGGAAGCCGCGTCCGCCTTCACCTTCTTCATGATGTTCCTGCCCTATCCGAGCAGCGCGTTCGTCCCCGTCGAGACCATGCCGACCTGGCTCCACGGCTTCGCCGAGCACCAGCCGGTCACACCGCTGATCGAGTCCCTCCGCGGCCTCCTGCACGACCAGCCGGTCGGCACCGCGCCGTGGACGGCACTGGCGTGGTGCGGGGCGATCCTGGCGGTGGCGGTCTGCCTGTCGGGGGTGCTGTTCAGGGTGCGGACACGCTGA
- a CDS encoding phosphotransferase family protein translates to MSRDTDDGRGREHGEDWAATRAWVQEQLGEDERIEGVERLLGGWTSTMRRLRVTGPAGAERTLVLRSFVEPFYRRHAAGLLTREARILRMLAPAGVVPVAELRAVDPDAEHCDHPSLLMSLLPGRVRLDEAGAGRRAALLADQLVRIHRLDVPEGERPRAYQAWTAPERVRPPAVTDRPDVWRRAVDVIRRDPPAHRACFLHRDFHPGNVLFTGERDDLRISGVVDWVETSWGPADLDVAHCSTTLALLHGTDEGLRFADRYTAAGGLLAEDPADHLYWRMLDALAFAPDAEKVAVPWRELGRTDLTPRLVARRLEDYLEALLRRYARGSRPAP, encoded by the coding sequence ATGAGCAGGGACACGGACGACGGACGCGGGCGGGAGCACGGCGAGGACTGGGCGGCAACGCGCGCCTGGGTGCAGGAGCAACTCGGGGAAGACGAGCGGATCGAGGGCGTCGAGCGGCTTCTCGGCGGATGGACGTCCACGATGCGGCGACTGCGTGTCACGGGGCCCGCGGGCGCTGAACGCACGCTGGTGCTCCGCTCGTTCGTCGAACCGTTCTACCGCCGTCACGCCGCGGGGCTGCTCACCCGTGAGGCCCGCATCCTGCGGATGCTCGCCCCGGCAGGCGTGGTGCCGGTGGCGGAGCTCCGGGCCGTCGACCCGGACGCCGAACACTGCGACCACCCCTCGCTCCTGATGAGCCTGCTCCCGGGGCGCGTCCGGCTGGACGAGGCCGGCGCCGGCCGCCGGGCCGCCCTGCTCGCGGACCAGTTGGTCCGCATCCACCGGCTGGACGTACCCGAAGGGGAGCGGCCCCGTGCCTACCAGGCGTGGACCGCTCCCGAGCGGGTCCGGCCGCCCGCGGTGACGGACCGGCCCGACGTGTGGCGGCGTGCGGTCGACGTCATACGCCGGGACCCGCCCGCCCACCGGGCCTGCTTCCTCCACCGCGACTTCCACCCCGGGAACGTGCTCTTCACCGGGGAGCGGGACGACCTGCGCATCAGCGGGGTCGTCGACTGGGTGGAGACCTCCTGGGGCCCCGCCGACCTGGACGTCGCCCACTGCTCCACGACCCTCGCCCTGCTGCACGGCACGGACGAAGGGCTGCGCTTCGCGGACCGCTACACCGCCGCCGGCGGACTGCTCGCCGAGGATCCGGCCGACCACCTCTACTGGAGGATGCTCGACGCGCTGGCCTTCGCCCCGGACGCCGAGAAGGTCGCCGTCCCGTGGCGGGAACTCGGCCGCACGGACCTGACGCCGCGACTGGTCGCACGGCGGCTGGAGGACTACCTCGAAGCGCTGCTGCGCCGCTACGCCCGAGGCTCCCGCCCCGCCCCGTAG
- a CDS encoding GNAT family N-acetyltransferase, which translates to MTVATRLIAESEYPDWLRALATGFLRPPVITDEEVAERRAGTDLGRVRGAFDAGRCVATYRSFAQQLTTVGGARLAASAVSNVTVSPTHRRRGLLSRMIDADLAEAKERGDTVSTLIAAEYPIYGRYGYGPATTTVEWSVDVPRAGLDPRAAGPDDGGRIDLVDGTDVRKLGPELHQRLAATQHGVVDRGERWWRVNTGQAQHPGHAWTEPFYAVYRSPDGAVEGLLVYSADDKWGDGKRPLNTATVRDLIAVSPAAERALWRFVCSVDWITTVRSGGRAPDDLLPHLLPDPRAARIVTQADFLWLRLLDVPAALTARTYPCPGTLVLDVRDESALASGRFRLDASPAGTSCTPTSQSPDLTLDVRELATLSLGDESATRLAALGRLDEHTAGAVSRADLLFRTGRRPWCPDVF; encoded by the coding sequence ATGACTGTCGCAACGCGCCTGATCGCCGAGTCCGAGTACCCCGACTGGCTCAGGGCGCTGGCCACGGGCTTCCTCCGGCCGCCGGTGATCACCGACGAGGAAGTGGCCGAGCGCCGGGCGGGTACGGATCTGGGCCGGGTCAGGGGCGCGTTCGACGCCGGCCGGTGTGTGGCGACGTACCGTTCCTTCGCCCAGCAGCTCACCACGGTCGGCGGCGCGCGGCTCGCGGCGAGCGCCGTCTCCAATGTGACGGTCTCCCCGACGCACCGCCGCCGCGGTCTGCTCAGCCGGATGATCGACGCCGATCTCGCCGAGGCCAAGGAGCGCGGTGACACCGTCTCGACGCTGATCGCCGCCGAGTACCCGATCTACGGGCGCTACGGCTACGGCCCGGCCACGACCACCGTGGAGTGGTCCGTGGACGTGCCCCGCGCCGGGCTCGACCCGCGTGCGGCGGGTCCGGACGACGGCGGCCGGATCGACCTGGTCGACGGCACCGACGTGCGCAAGCTCGGGCCGGAGCTCCACCAGCGGCTGGCGGCCACGCAGCACGGCGTCGTCGACCGGGGCGAGCGCTGGTGGCGGGTCAACACCGGCCAGGCGCAGCATCCCGGGCATGCGTGGACGGAGCCGTTCTACGCCGTGTACCGCTCGCCGGACGGCGCGGTCGAGGGGCTGCTGGTCTACTCGGCGGACGACAAGTGGGGCGACGGCAAGCGGCCGCTCAACACGGCCACCGTGCGCGACCTGATCGCGGTGAGCCCGGCCGCCGAGCGCGCGCTGTGGCGCTTCGTCTGCTCGGTCGACTGGATCACCACGGTCCGTTCCGGCGGTCGCGCCCCGGACGACCTGCTGCCCCACCTGCTGCCCGACCCCCGGGCGGCGCGGATCGTCACGCAGGCGGACTTCCTGTGGCTGCGGCTCCTGGACGTCCCTGCCGCGCTGACGGCCAGGACCTATCCGTGCCCGGGAACCCTCGTGCTCGATGTGCGGGACGAATCGGCGCTCGCGTCCGGTCGCTTCCGCCTGGACGCGTCGCCGGCGGGCACGTCCTGCACGCCCACGTCGCAGTCTCCGGACCTGACCCTGGACGTACGGGAGCTGGCCACGCTCAGCCTGGGTGACGAGTCCGCGACCCGCCTCGCGGCCCTGGGCCGCCTCGACGAGCACACCGCGGGCGCGGTCTCCCGTGCGGACCTGCTGTTCCGCACGGGGCGCCGGCCCTGGTGCCCGGACGTGTTCTGA
- a CDS encoding HAD family hydrolase, with product MPPVTTSVTVPDAMREMLSRAQCIVFDLDGPIARVFAGEPAAVIADELWEIAERDGCLVEELRGCPDPMALLYGHTAEMRRNNGRGGWAETVAKMHDQLDAYERKAAESATPTPGAAAFIEACHASGRTLSVATNNHVDAATRILARMSVRHCFEGPVIGRGRDALLMKPHPAPLREAMVRGVAVDRHLMIGDTGTDFRAAREVGMPFYGYHRSERGRRRLREAGVPLIASGMAEFLPFV from the coding sequence GTGCCACCTGTCACCACGTCCGTGACGGTCCCGGACGCGATGCGGGAGATGCTGTCCCGGGCCCAGTGCATCGTGTTCGACCTCGACGGGCCGATCGCGCGGGTCTTCGCGGGCGAGCCCGCGGCGGTCATCGCCGACGAGCTGTGGGAGATCGCCGAACGCGACGGCTGCCTGGTCGAGGAACTGCGCGGCTGCCCCGACCCGATGGCCCTGCTGTACGGGCACACCGCGGAGATGCGGAGGAACAACGGCCGCGGCGGTTGGGCGGAGACCGTCGCGAAGATGCACGACCAGCTCGACGCCTACGAGCGCAAGGCCGCCGAGTCGGCGACGCCCACGCCGGGCGCCGCCGCCTTCATCGAGGCGTGCCACGCCTCCGGAAGGACCCTCTCCGTCGCGACGAACAACCACGTGGACGCCGCGACACGGATCCTGGCGCGCATGTCCGTGCGCCACTGCTTCGAGGGCCCGGTGATCGGCAGGGGCCGGGACGCGCTGCTGATGAAACCCCATCCGGCGCCGCTCCGGGAGGCCATGGTGCGCGGCGTCGCCGTGGACCGGCACCTGATGATCGGCGACACCGGCACGGACTTCCGGGCCGCCCGGGAGGTGGGGATGCCGTTCTACGGGTACCACCGTTCCGAGCGGGGAAGGCGACGGCTGCGGGAGGCCGGTGTGCCGCTGATCGCTTCCGGGATGGCGGAGTTCCTTCCGTTCGTCTGA
- a CDS encoding TetR/AcrR family transcriptional regulator yields the protein MSGASSGTGLRERKKRLTYRAISDAAVALFLERGFDAVSVAEVAAAADVSKPTLFRYFPTKEDLALHRFADREDEAARVVAARPAGVPPLDALHRHFLDGLARRDPVTGLNDEEGVLAFHRLLYGTPSLVARLHAYRGRSEGALAQALCAAGARGLAARLAAGQIVAVLRILADENWRRLAAGERAEDIAPDAAAAADEAFAQLRAGLG from the coding sequence ATGAGCGGCGCGAGCAGCGGAACGGGGCTGCGCGAGCGCAAGAAGCGCCTCACCTACCGGGCGATCTCCGACGCCGCCGTCGCGCTCTTCCTCGAGCGGGGCTTCGACGCGGTGTCGGTCGCCGAGGTGGCGGCCGCGGCGGACGTCTCCAAGCCGACGCTCTTCCGGTACTTCCCCACGAAGGAGGACCTGGCGCTGCACCGGTTCGCCGATCGCGAGGACGAGGCCGCGCGCGTGGTCGCCGCCCGCCCGGCCGGTGTCCCGCCGCTCGACGCGCTGCACCGCCACTTCCTCGACGGGCTGGCGCGTCGCGACCCGGTCACCGGGCTGAACGACGAGGAGGGCGTGCTCGCCTTCCACCGTCTGCTGTACGGGACGCCGAGCCTGGTCGCGCGGCTCCACGCCTACCGGGGCAGGTCGGAGGGGGCGCTGGCTCAGGCGCTGTGCGCCGCGGGGGCGCGGGGGCTCGCCGCCAGGCTGGCGGCGGGGCAGATCGTGGCCGTGCTGCGCATCCTCGCGGACGAGAACTGGCGGCGGCTCGCGGCGGGGGAACGGGCCGAGGACATCGCGCCGGACGCCGCGGCCGCGGCCGATGAGGCCTTCGCGCAACTGCGGGCGGGTCTGGGGTGA
- a CDS encoding TetR/AcrR family transcriptional regulator C-terminal domain-containing protein: MAGSGRRRGPDGARTGTGLPASIEAAWGLRERPGKGPKPGIGIERIVAAAVALASSEGLPAVSMGRVAKELGVSTMSLYRYVAAKDELYILMLEEAVGLPPEPPAPGTGWREALAAWAWAQREVFHRNPWMLRIPVSGPPATPHSVAWWDRGLAALADTGLDEGEKISVVLLVGGFVRNEATLMADLGAAIAASGESPEVVMRRYADTLERFADPERYPALARLLESRVLYEPDSQDFEFVFGLERLLDGVGVLVEKRLAGGAEREGGSRT, encoded by the coding sequence ATGGCGGGCAGTGGACGCAGGCGCGGCCCGGACGGCGCGAGGACCGGGACCGGGCTGCCCGCGAGCATCGAGGCCGCGTGGGGCCTGCGGGAACGCCCCGGGAAAGGCCCCAAGCCGGGCATCGGCATCGAGCGGATCGTCGCGGCCGCCGTGGCCCTGGCGTCCTCCGAAGGGCTCCCGGCGGTCTCCATGGGGAGGGTCGCCAAGGAGCTCGGCGTCTCCACGATGTCGCTGTACCGGTACGTGGCCGCGAAGGACGAGCTCTACATCCTGATGCTGGAGGAGGCCGTCGGCCTGCCGCCCGAACCCCCGGCCCCCGGGACCGGCTGGCGTGAGGCGCTGGCGGCCTGGGCGTGGGCACAGCGCGAGGTCTTCCACCGCAATCCGTGGATGCTGCGCATCCCCGTCTCCGGCCCGCCGGCCACCCCCCACTCGGTCGCCTGGTGGGACCGTGGCCTCGCCGCCCTGGCGGACACCGGTCTCGACGAGGGCGAGAAGATCTCGGTGGTCCTGCTGGTCGGCGGTTTCGTGCGCAACGAGGCCACGCTCATGGCCGACCTCGGAGCGGCGATCGCGGCGAGCGGCGAGTCCCCCGAGGTGGTCATGCGCCGCTACGCGGACACTCTGGAGCGGTTCGCCGACCCCGAGCGCTATCCGGCCCTCGCCCGACTGCTGGAGTCGCGGGTGCTGTACGAACCGGACAGCCAGGACTTCGAGTTCGTCTTCGGGCTGGAGCGACTGCTGGACGGGGTGGGGGTCCTGGTCGAGAAACGCCTCGCGGGCGGGGCGGAGCGCGAGGGAGGATCGCGGACATGA
- a CDS encoding winged helix-turn-helix domain-containing protein encodes MTHEQQAVAARGRPSYGEVADVLTERIRTGLLRPGERMPTQEQLAAEFGVERRTVRQALELLRDAGLITEGGKGAPARVSVPPQRDAEEAPRTTAAALGPRLIEAFEAPNVQVDAICLTTETLNQALAEPLRRVQAREITPESVRVRVLVPAHDMKLAFPRPVEAAADDGKVHKHWRTRRDGHGRGLLLSLEALATRGIDVEVTLRTLPFTPPVKLYLLNGADALFAYYNVHERTERIAGTDTRIFDALGSDSTLFPFEAGGGRRDQAFVAQSQTWFDSLWGTLAADVVLDG; translated from the coding sequence GTGACCCATGAGCAACAGGCAGTGGCGGCCCGGGGCAGGCCCTCGTACGGCGAGGTGGCAGATGTCCTGACCGAACGCATCCGCACCGGTCTGCTGAGACCGGGCGAGCGGATGCCGACGCAGGAGCAGCTCGCCGCCGAGTTCGGCGTCGAACGGCGCACGGTCCGCCAGGCGCTGGAGCTGCTGCGCGACGCGGGTCTGATCACGGAGGGCGGCAAGGGCGCGCCGGCCCGGGTCTCCGTCCCGCCGCAGCGGGACGCGGAGGAGGCGCCCAGGACGACGGCCGCCGCCCTCGGGCCGCGTCTGATCGAGGCGTTCGAGGCGCCGAACGTACAGGTCGACGCGATCTGTCTCACCACGGAGACGCTCAATCAGGCCCTCGCCGAACCGCTGAGGCGGGTCCAGGCGCGGGAGATCACGCCGGAAAGCGTCCGGGTCAGGGTCCTCGTGCCGGCGCACGACATGAAGCTGGCCTTCCCGCGGCCGGTGGAGGCGGCGGCCGACGACGGCAAGGTGCACAAGCACTGGCGGACGCGGCGCGACGGCCACGGGCGTGGACTGCTGCTGAGCCTCGAGGCACTGGCCACCCGGGGCATCGACGTCGAGGTGACGCTGAGGACGCTGCCCTTCACGCCACCGGTGAAGCTCTACCTGCTGAACGGCGCGGACGCCCTCTTCGCGTACTACAACGTCCATGAGCGCACGGAACGCATCGCCGGCACGGACACGAGGATCTTCGACGCCCTCGGCAGCGACTCGACGCTCTTCCCCTTCGAGGCCGGCGGGGGACGGCGGGACCAGGCGTTCGTGGCCCAGTCGCAGACGTGGTTCGACAGTCTCTGGGGCACGCTGGCCGCCGACGTCGTGCTCGACGGCTGA
- a CDS encoding aminoglycoside phosphotransferase family protein, translated as MTAEPSARVWQQAVRLSAGEALIEGPLKGYHHETYAFPLPHPAGGAGTVRWKCREPREGILRFDRRSFPSEGALVRALAGHVSSVPEIIVVDDIGLQRFIEGSTLALHGRPGTAVEEAHVAQIERLFRELAAVPPEALPPEEPAPASGGADDGDCGAFAEGLIRFTEEFVHRAHRPVYGRLFQELGVPEEGLLRLAERTRSFSRRPFCLLHGDLHRENFIVDGEGRLWTIDWELAMYGDPLYDLATHLHLMGYPAQQEAEVARRWRDAVEQARPGSSRGWRKDLPHLLRYKRAQSVYTDVIRAALGVARGDIDWRALQATSHKLRSVLARGRSALGSAPPPDVPRIMTALVSFSVSAP; from the coding sequence ATGACGGCCGAGCCTTCGGCGAGGGTGTGGCAGCAGGCCGTGCGGCTCAGCGCCGGCGAGGCGCTGATCGAAGGGCCGCTCAAGGGCTACCACCACGAGACCTACGCCTTCCCGTTGCCCCACCCGGCGGGCGGCGCCGGGACGGTCCGGTGGAAGTGCCGGGAGCCCCGTGAGGGGATTCTCCGCTTCGACCGGCGCTCCTTCCCCTCGGAAGGGGCGCTGGTCCGCGCTCTGGCCGGGCACGTCTCCAGCGTTCCGGAGATCATCGTGGTCGACGACATCGGGCTCCAGCGGTTCATCGAGGGCTCGACGCTCGCCCTGCACGGGCGTCCCGGGACCGCTGTCGAGGAAGCTCATGTCGCCCAGATCGAGCGCCTGTTCCGTGAGCTCGCGGCCGTACCCCCGGAGGCGCTGCCGCCGGAGGAACCGGCCCCCGCTTCAGGCGGCGCCGACGACGGGGACTGCGGCGCGTTCGCCGAAGGGCTGATCCGTTTCACGGAGGAGTTCGTCCATCGGGCGCACCGGCCCGTGTACGGACGGCTGTTCCAGGAGCTCGGCGTGCCGGAGGAGGGGCTGCTGCGGCTCGCGGAGCGGACGCGCTCCTTCAGCAGGCGTCCCTTCTGCCTCCTGCACGGGGACCTGCACCGGGAGAACTTCATCGTCGACGGCGAGGGCCGGCTGTGGACGATCGACTGGGAACTGGCCATGTACGGCGACCCGTTGTACGACCTCGCCACCCACCTGCACCTGATGGGATATCCGGCGCAGCAGGAGGCGGAGGTGGCCCGCCGCTGGCGGGACGCGGTCGAACAGGCCCGGCCGGGCAGCTCGCGCGGATGGCGCAAGGACCTGCCGCATCTGCTGCGCTACAAGCGGGCGCAGTCCGTCTACACGGACGTCATCCGTGCGGCCCTCGGCGTCGCCCGGGGGGACATCGACTGGCGTGCCCTCCAGGCGACGTCGCACAAGCTGCGATCGGTCCTCGCCCGGGGGCGTTCCGCGCTGGGTTCCGCGCCGCCGCCGGACGTGCCCCGGATCATGACCGCCCTGGTGTCGTTCAGCGTGTCCGCACCCTGA
- a CDS encoding oxidoreductase produces the protein MTTETITASAAGSWQLGDLTVNRIGFGAMRLTADADGGPSDRDRAIAVLRRAVELGVNHIDTAAFYFSATRSANELINRALYPYPSDLVITTKVWPGRDPSGNWWWASPEQLRGQVEENLRQLGRDHLDVVNLRVPRSGETGSLAAHFEVLAGLRDAGLIRHLGISNVRPHHLEEAQAVAPVVCVQNPYGVGASPEHNAFLDSCGEQGVAFVPFFAIAGAGREAGASSTDSEEVRAVARAHGATPAQVRLAWTLQRGPHVLAIPGTGNPDHLADNVAAGALRLSDDEMALLDGAGREPQQ, from the coding sequence ATGACCACAGAGACGATCACCGCCTCCGCTGCGGGGAGTTGGCAGCTGGGTGACCTGACGGTCAACCGGATCGGGTTCGGCGCGATGCGGCTGACCGCGGACGCGGACGGCGGTCCCAGCGACCGGGACCGGGCGATCGCGGTGCTGCGACGGGCCGTCGAGCTCGGCGTGAACCACATCGACACCGCCGCGTTCTACTTCTCGGCCACCCGCTCCGCCAACGAGCTGATCAACCGGGCCCTTTACCCGTATCCGTCCGACCTCGTCATCACCACCAAGGTCTGGCCCGGACGCGACCCGTCCGGGAACTGGTGGTGGGCCTCGCCGGAGCAGCTGCGGGGACAGGTCGAGGAGAATCTGCGGCAGCTCGGCCGCGATCATCTGGACGTGGTGAACCTGCGCGTCCCGCGCAGTGGTGAGACCGGCTCGCTGGCGGCCCACTTCGAGGTCCTCGCCGGACTGCGGGACGCCGGCCTGATCCGCCATCTCGGCATCTCCAACGTCAGGCCGCACCACCTCGAAGAGGCGCAGGCCGTCGCACCGGTCGTGTGCGTGCAGAACCCGTACGGAGTGGGTGCCTCGCCGGAGCACAACGCGTTCCTCGACTCCTGCGGTGAACAGGGCGTGGCGTTCGTGCCGTTCTTCGCGATCGCCGGCGCCGGCCGGGAGGCCGGCGCGAGCAGCACGGACAGCGAGGAGGTCCGCGCCGTCGCCCGGGCGCACGGCGCGACCCCGGCGCAGGTACGGCTCGCCTGGACGCTGCAGCGCGGCCCGCACGTGCTCGCGATCCCGGGCACCGGCAACCCGGACCACCTGGCCGACAACGTGGCTGCCGGCGCCCTGCGGCTCTCGGACGACGAGATGGCTCTGCTGGACGGAGCGGGTCGGGAACCCCAGCAGTAA
- a CDS encoding GntR family transcriptional regulator has product MTSHGSVPRDHTHRYLSVADALRREINDGTRRPGDRLPTQSELVSRFGVSRATVNRAIEVLREQGLIESRQGSGTFVSRSGRGIPAQAGAGDGEDVWAVVSERVPPVVLAPYLEEAFEATEVTLDVFSMTTETLAARVSAQKTRIMDGEIRPPRSISARLMLPDTDSPVLAIPRLQDGRDDPRVRRRLRGILQAHASMLSQSLYELRDRGLVSEVSVEVRLVPFAPQLKLYILNRRLALQGFYPPELGTITVPPDGEEVTILDAYGTGATLFPFRAAADSTPEQVGIVRAFQFLFDSMWKHQAKEADF; this is encoded by the coding sequence GTGACGAGTCATGGATCTGTCCCGCGAGACCACACGCACAGGTACCTGTCGGTCGCCGACGCCCTGCGCAGGGAGATCAACGACGGCACACGCCGGCCGGGGGACCGTCTGCCGACCCAGAGTGAGCTGGTCTCGCGGTTCGGTGTGTCCCGGGCGACCGTGAACCGGGCCATCGAGGTCCTCAGGGAGCAGGGGCTCATCGAGTCCCGGCAGGGCAGCGGGACGTTCGTGAGCCGGAGCGGCCGCGGCATCCCGGCGCAGGCCGGCGCGGGCGACGGCGAGGACGTGTGGGCGGTCGTCTCCGAGCGCGTCCCCCCGGTGGTTCTCGCGCCCTACCTGGAAGAGGCGTTCGAGGCCACGGAGGTCACCCTCGACGTCTTCTCGATGACCACGGAGACCCTCGCGGCCAGGGTGTCCGCCCAGAAGACCCGCATCATGGACGGCGAGATCCGCCCGCCGCGCAGCATCAGCGCCCGGCTGATGCTCCCGGACACCGACTCTCCCGTGCTGGCGATCCCGCGGCTGCAGGACGGGCGGGACGATCCCCGCGTACGGCGCAGGCTGCGAGGCATTCTCCAGGCGCACGCGTCCATGCTCAGCCAGTCTCTGTACGAGCTGCGCGACCGCGGACTCGTGTCAGAGGTCTCCGTCGAGGTCCGGCTGGTCCCGTTCGCGCCGCAGCTCAAGCTGTACATCCTCAACCGCCGGCTGGCCCTCCAGGGCTTCTACCCGCCGGAGCTGGGGACGATCACCGTCCCTCCGGACGGTGAGGAGGTGACGATCCTCGACGCGTACGGCACCGGGGCGACCCTGTTCCCCTTCCGTGCCGCCGCCGACTCCACACCCGAACAGGTCGGCATCGTGCGGGCGTTCCAGTTCCTCTTCGATTCGATGTGGAAACACCAAGCCAAAGAGGCGGATTTCTGA